A stretch of Streptomyces vietnamensis DNA encodes these proteins:
- a CDS encoding M23 family metallopeptidase, with protein MASNTPAPEAPFDAFGGGAGLSAPDTEWNPTEGSLRAESRSGGRHRVVKQRSNFARSSTVLGVGVIAAVGAGGLATAQDKPPVAISLPDLPDLNLPDAHDLPGVGDLLPEEESAPVTTAAAANPLTAATYTTAADEQTTAPAAGEALRARILQQAEQQQASADAAEKAAAEKAAAEKAAAEAEAKEAAAEKAAADAKAKAEAEAKAKAEAEAKAKAEAEAKAAEAARLAQLAAGYSLPVSSYTLTATYMQSGSMWSSGYHTGLDFAAPTGTPLKAVHGATVKSAGWSGSYGYRIVLELEDGTEVWYCHLSSMLVGAGQTVSTGETIGRVGATGNVTGAHLHMEVHTPGGSGIDPMAWLQSKGLNP; from the coding sequence GTGGCGTCCAACACCCCCGCACCCGAAGCCCCCTTCGATGCCTTCGGTGGCGGTGCGGGTCTTTCCGCCCCGGACACCGAGTGGAACCCCACCGAGGGCTCCCTCCGCGCCGAGAGCCGCTCCGGCGGCCGGCACCGGGTCGTCAAGCAGCGCTCCAACTTCGCCCGCTCCTCCACCGTCCTCGGCGTCGGCGTGATCGCGGCCGTCGGCGCGGGCGGCCTCGCCACCGCGCAGGACAAGCCGCCGGTCGCCATATCGCTGCCGGACCTCCCGGACCTGAACCTGCCGGACGCCCACGACCTCCCCGGCGTCGGCGACCTCCTCCCCGAGGAGGAGAGCGCGCCCGTCACCACGGCCGCCGCCGCCAACCCGCTCACCGCCGCCACCTACACCACCGCGGCCGACGAGCAGACCACCGCCCCCGCCGCGGGCGAGGCCCTGCGCGCCCGCATCCTCCAGCAGGCCGAGCAGCAGCAGGCCTCCGCCGACGCCGCCGAGAAGGCCGCGGCGGAGAAGGCGGCGGCCGAGAAGGCCGCCGCGGAGGCCGAGGCCAAGGAAGCCGCCGCGGAGAAGGCGGCCGCCGACGCGAAGGCGAAGGCCGAGGCGGAAGCCAAGGCGAAGGCCGAAGCGGAGGCCAAGGCGAAGGCGGAGGCCGAGGCCAAGGCGGCCGAGGCCGCGCGCCTCGCCCAGCTCGCCGCCGGCTACTCGCTGCCGGTCTCCTCGTACACCCTCACCGCCACCTACATGCAGTCCGGATCGATGTGGTCCTCCGGCTACCACACCGGCCTCGACTTCGCCGCCCCCACGGGCACCCCGCTCAAGGCGGTCCACGGCGCCACCGTCAAGTCCGCGGGCTGGTCCGGCTCCTACGGCTACCGGATCGTCCTGGAGCTGGAGGACGGCACCGAGGTCTGGTACTGCCACCTCTCGTCCATGCTGGTCGGCGCCGGCCAGACCGTGTCCACCGGCGAGACCATCGGCCGCGTCGGCGCCACCGGCAACGTCACCGGCGCCCACCTCCACATGGAGGTCCACACCCCCGGCGGCTCCGGCATCGACCCGATGGCCTGGCTCCAGTCCAAGGGCCTGAACCCCTGA
- a CDS encoding aldo/keto reductase, with amino-acid sequence MTSLRPLGSSDLHVFPVALGGNVFGWTADEAQSFAVLDAYAAAGGNFVDSADVYSAWAEGNEGGESETVIGRWLASRGNRSDIVVATKVGAHPRFKGLSATTIKAGAEESLRRLGTDHIDLYYTHFDDESVPVEEIVTALDQLVKDGKVRAVAASNISPERLRASLDFAEAEGLARYVALQPHYNLVSRDTYEGPLLETVEQAGLSAVPYYGLAAGFLTGKYRPGKTVESARAYRAAALAETERGQAVLSALDTVAEAHGAELATVALAWLAARPTVAAPIASARTVEQLPALVAAADLKLTEAELALLTEASAS; translated from the coding sequence ATGACCTCTCTCCGCCCGCTGGGCAGCTCCGATCTGCACGTCTTCCCCGTGGCACTCGGCGGCAACGTCTTCGGCTGGACCGCCGACGAGGCGCAGTCCTTCGCCGTCCTCGACGCCTACGCCGCCGCCGGCGGCAACTTCGTCGACTCCGCCGACGTCTACTCCGCCTGGGCCGAGGGCAACGAGGGCGGCGAGTCCGAGACCGTCATCGGCCGCTGGCTCGCCTCCCGGGGCAACCGCTCCGACATCGTCGTCGCCACCAAGGTCGGCGCCCACCCCCGGTTCAAGGGCCTGTCCGCCACCACCATCAAGGCGGGCGCGGAGGAGTCCCTCCGCCGCCTCGGCACCGACCACATCGACCTCTACTACACGCACTTCGACGACGAGTCCGTCCCGGTCGAGGAGATCGTCACCGCCCTCGACCAGCTGGTGAAGGACGGCAAGGTGCGTGCCGTCGCCGCCTCCAACATCTCCCCGGAGCGGCTGCGCGCCTCCCTCGACTTCGCCGAGGCCGAAGGCCTCGCCCGGTACGTCGCCCTCCAGCCGCACTACAACCTGGTCTCGCGCGACACCTACGAGGGCCCGCTCCTGGAGACCGTCGAGCAGGCCGGGCTCTCGGCCGTCCCGTACTACGGTCTCGCGGCCGGCTTCCTCACCGGCAAGTACCGCCCCGGGAAGACCGTCGAGAGCGCCCGCGCCTACCGCGCCGCCGCGCTCGCCGAGACCGAGCGGGGCCAAGCCGTGCTCTCCGCGCTCGACACGGTCGCCGAGGCGCACGGGGCGGAGCTCGCCACCGTCGCCCTCGCCTGGCTCGCCGCCCGGCCGACCGTCGCCGCGCCGATCGCCTCGGCCCGCACGGTCGAACAGCTCCCGGCCCTGGTGGCGGCCGCGGACCTGAAGCTGACGGAGGCGGAACTGGCCCTCCTCACCGAGGCTTCCGCGAGCTAA
- a CDS encoding PrsW family intramembrane metalloprotease: MPVEGPVPVPHRDAEEPAFPAAADRSQWRYRPRRAFWRSRLVRAVAVVTLLALCALVILVLVREQTGTQGFLVGLGLAVLPVPLLMSAFRWLDRVEPGPWKNLLFAFAWGAFAAALVAILANSFAVRWIATATADPDSADTLGATVVAPVVEESAKAAAILLLFLFRRRYFGGLVDGVVFAGFTATGFAFTENILYLGNAFGEDQEFGSTGLGSVTAATFFVRVVMSPFAHPLFTVLTGIGFGFAALAPRGKRLRRVLLPLTGLLLAMGLHATWNGSATVGGPLAFYAVYGALMVPAFGLLTWLAVWSRQRELRTISGELPAYAAAGWLAPAEPVALSSMRARQMARAFAARTYGPPAARAVGEYESFATTLAFLRNRARRGAAGPDFPAREQELLHHLWQRRAVASPALTYAARATGRAWAPPQYLDYDGYNPYRS, from the coding sequence GTGCCCGTCGAGGGACCCGTTCCCGTACCGCACCGGGACGCCGAGGAGCCGGCCTTCCCCGCCGCCGCCGACCGGTCCCAGTGGCGCTATCGGCCCCGCCGGGCCTTCTGGCGCAGCCGGCTGGTCCGCGCGGTCGCCGTCGTCACCCTGCTCGCGCTCTGCGCCCTGGTCATCCTGGTGCTGGTCCGCGAGCAGACCGGCACGCAGGGCTTCCTCGTCGGCCTGGGCCTCGCCGTGCTTCCCGTACCGCTGCTCATGTCGGCGTTCCGCTGGCTCGACCGGGTCGAGCCGGGCCCCTGGAAGAACCTGCTGTTCGCGTTCGCCTGGGGCGCCTTCGCCGCCGCGCTCGTCGCGATCCTGGCGAACTCCTTCGCGGTCCGCTGGATCGCCACGGCCACGGCCGATCCGGACTCCGCCGACACCCTCGGGGCCACCGTCGTCGCCCCGGTGGTGGAGGAGAGCGCCAAGGCCGCCGCGATCCTGCTGCTGTTCCTGTTCCGCAGGAGGTACTTCGGCGGGCTCGTCGACGGGGTCGTGTTCGCCGGTTTCACCGCGACCGGCTTCGCCTTCACCGAGAACATCCTCTATCTCGGCAACGCCTTCGGCGAGGACCAGGAGTTCGGCTCGACCGGCCTCGGTTCGGTGACCGCCGCGACCTTCTTCGTACGGGTCGTGATGTCGCCGTTCGCGCATCCGCTGTTCACCGTGCTCACCGGCATCGGCTTCGGTTTCGCCGCCCTCGCGCCGCGCGGGAAGCGGCTGCGCCGGGTGCTGCTGCCGCTGACCGGGCTGCTGCTCGCCATGGGACTGCACGCCACCTGGAACGGCTCGGCCACCGTCGGCGGCCCGCTGGCCTTCTACGCGGTGTACGGGGCGCTCATGGTCCCGGCCTTCGGCCTGCTGACCTGGCTGGCGGTGTGGAGCCGGCAGCGCGAGCTGCGCACGATATCCGGGGAGCTCCCGGCGTACGCGGCGGCCGGCTGGCTCGCCCCCGCCGAGCCGGTCGCGCTGTCGTCGATGCGCGCCCGGCAGATGGCCCGCGCGTTCGCCGCCCGGACGTACGGCCCGCCGGCCGCCCGCGCGGTCGGCGAGTACGAGTCCTTCGCGACGACCCTCGCGTTCCTGCGGAACCGGGCCCGGCGCGGCGCGGCGGGACCCGACTTCCCGGCCCGGGAGCAGGAGCTGCTGCACCACCTGTGGCAGCGCCGCGCGGTCGCCTCCCCCGCCCTCACGTACGCGGCGCGGGCGACGGGCCGGGCCTGGGCGCCGCCGCAGTACCTGGACTACGACGGCTACAACCCGTATCGGAGTTAG
- the trmB gene encoding tRNA (guanosine(46)-N7)-methyltransferase TrmB, which translates to MFAPGEGPMPDPAGAHHERRIRSFQPRRSRVTYGQAEAMLKRWPDWGLDIDGKRVLDLEEMFDGLPVVLEIGFGMGEATAQMAAADPATGILAVDVHTPGQGNLLGLADRNGLTNVRVANGDAIILLREMLGDATLDGCRVYFPDPWPKARHHKRRLIQPEFLSLLAPRMKPGAVLHCATDWEEYAVQMLEVLSAHPDYENTQADGGYAPRPDFRPLTRFEGQGLDKGHVVHDLLFRRK; encoded by the coding sequence ATGTTCGCCCCCGGCGAGGGGCCCATGCCCGATCCCGCCGGGGCCCACCACGAGCGGCGGATCCGCAGCTTCCAGCCGCGCCGCAGCCGTGTCACGTACGGGCAGGCCGAGGCCATGCTCAAGCGGTGGCCCGACTGGGGACTCGACATCGACGGCAAGCGGGTCCTCGATCTCGAAGAGATGTTCGACGGACTGCCCGTCGTCCTCGAGATCGGCTTCGGGATGGGCGAGGCGACCGCCCAGATGGCCGCCGCCGATCCCGCGACCGGGATCCTCGCCGTGGACGTGCACACCCCCGGCCAGGGCAATCTCCTCGGGCTCGCCGACCGCAACGGGCTCACCAACGTCCGCGTCGCCAACGGCGACGCGATCATCCTGCTCCGCGAGATGCTCGGCGACGCCACCCTCGACGGCTGTCGGGTCTACTTCCCGGACCCGTGGCCCAAGGCCCGCCACCACAAGCGCCGGCTCATCCAGCCCGAGTTCCTCAGCCTCCTCGCGCCGCGGATGAAGCCCGGGGCCGTGCTCCACTGCGCCACGGACTGGGAGGAGTACGCCGTGCAGATGCTGGAGGTGCTCTCCGCGCACCCGGACTACGAGAACACGCAGGCCGACGGCGGCTACGCGCCCCGCCCCGACTTCCGGCCCCTCACCCGCTTCGAGGGACAGGGCCTCGACAAGGGGCACGTCGTGCACGATCTGCTCTTCCGGAGGAAGTAG
- the lhgO gene encoding L-2-hydroxyglutarate oxidase translates to MFDCDVLVIGGGIVGLSTAYAVTRAAPGTRVTVLEKEHALARHQTGRNSGVIHSGIYYRPGSLKARFAVEGAAEMVKFCAEWGIPHEVTGKIIVATAREELPRLHALVQRGRENGIPVRELGPAQISEYEPRVRGLAAIHVGTTGICDYGAVAERLAEASEARILYGAEVVAVDRRSFGVAVRTADGRVVRAKVLVNCAGLHCDRIARLAGDDPGMRIVPFRGEYYELADPSLVRGLVYPVPDPAFPFLGVHLTRGIDGGVHIGPNAVPALAKEGYGWSVVRPRELGATLAWPGSWAIARAHWRYGAGELHRSVSKRAFTEAVRRLLPIVSESDLRRAAPGVRAQAVLRDGTLVDDFLIREAARTVHVLNAPSPAATASLPIGREVAGRALARL, encoded by the coding sequence GTGTTTGACTGTGACGTGCTGGTGATCGGCGGCGGGATCGTCGGTCTCTCGACGGCGTACGCGGTGACGCGTGCCGCCCCCGGCACCCGGGTCACGGTCCTGGAGAAGGAGCACGCGCTCGCGCGCCACCAGACCGGGCGCAACAGCGGGGTGATCCACAGCGGGATCTACTACCGGCCGGGGTCGCTCAAGGCGCGGTTCGCGGTCGAGGGCGCGGCCGAAATGGTCAAGTTCTGTGCGGAGTGGGGCATTCCGCACGAGGTGACGGGGAAGATCATCGTCGCCACCGCGCGCGAGGAGCTGCCCCGGCTGCACGCGCTCGTGCAGCGCGGCCGGGAGAACGGCATCCCCGTGCGCGAGCTCGGCCCGGCGCAGATCAGCGAGTACGAGCCGCGGGTGCGGGGGCTCGCCGCGATCCACGTCGGCACGACCGGCATCTGCGACTACGGGGCGGTGGCGGAGCGGCTCGCCGAGGCCTCCGAGGCGCGGATCCTGTACGGCGCGGAGGTCGTCGCCGTCGACCGGCGGTCGTTCGGGGTGGCCGTGCGGACCGCCGACGGGCGCGTGGTGCGGGCGAAGGTCCTGGTCAACTGCGCGGGGCTGCACTGCGACCGGATCGCGCGGCTCGCGGGCGACGACCCGGGCATGCGGATCGTCCCCTTCCGGGGGGAGTACTACGAGCTCGCGGATCCGTCGCTTGTCCGGGGCCTGGTCTACCCCGTCCCCGACCCGGCCTTCCCGTTCCTCGGGGTGCACCTGACCCGGGGCATCGACGGCGGCGTCCACATCGGGCCGAACGCGGTCCCGGCGCTCGCGAAGGAAGGGTACGGCTGGTCCGTCGTCCGCCCGCGCGAACTCGGCGCCACCCTGGCGTGGCCCGGCTCGTGGGCGATCGCGCGGGCGCACTGGCGGTACGGGGCGGGCGAACTGCACCGGTCCGTGTCGAAGCGGGCCTTCACGGAGGCCGTGCGGCGGCTGCTGCCGATCGTGTCGGAGTCCGACCTGCGGCGGGCGGCGCCGGGGGTGCGGGCGCAGGCGGTGCTGCGGGACGGGACGCTCGTCGACGACTTCCTGATCCGCGAGGCGGCGCGGACGGTGCACGTCCTGAACGCGCCTTCGCCCGCGGCGACCGCTTCGCTGCCGATCGGGCGCGAGGTGGCGGGGCGGGCGCTGGCGCGGCTGTAG
- a CDS encoding asparagine synthase-related protein, with the protein MRWLVGWSSVAASFATAAGGRAGSVNGAYASSSPYDPGYAPGPDRAAEGRTVQPVGAQLLWGDPDPLWAVGDWRPDEVRVVAVDDHTRLAVLGCCAASDEELRIGLLTARGGALRHLTAWPGSYTAVVKTGRRVTVTGDLAGARPVFHTPWAGGTAYATAALPLADLVEAQLDIGHLAALLACPETPEALRDSTPYEGVRRVPPGHALILREGSREITGYEQVASLAVAAPEADPRQAVEGVRDALIEAVRARLTAPRHAPETPLPDPGPVPGMGPADRRAARGAGPAPGIGADLSGGSASGTLALLAAGLPGVPGTITGHGTGAGERLLAVTFNDLATRAGARRTAELERAREIAADPRLHHVVVAGGEEALPYAALDGPLTDEPGPALVTAERHRRRLAGGSADHFTGMGAKQVLDAHPARLADLLMDRRRRSLVRPVTALAKASGPSAGSLLVPLTVYRAARKLARTPYRTGLEAAARRVLEANRTAPDGFGPLEASLSALTWSRPGPAARWLTGEALAEVSVRLNRAATLPASVQRPGEARARAALARAAADHRVLEQAAEIRGQRLHAPFLDNQVVRACRDLPESLRVQPDARAGVLRTVLSGAGVHDLPPGWGAPHPAVPAAATRAGLRAALPELLALFDAPLLADAGLIDARVVRKALRAATDGAAVPLDGLADLVSTELWLRRLLARRGSCWTNTTEPRAHRAVQGPLIPTSRSLPA; encoded by the coding sequence ATGCGATGGCTGGTGGGCTGGAGCAGTGTCGCCGCGAGCTTCGCAACGGCCGCGGGGGGCCGGGCGGGGTCGGTGAACGGCGCGTACGCCTCGTCCTCCCCGTACGACCCCGGATACGCCCCCGGTCCCGACCGCGCGGCCGAGGGGCGCACGGTGCAACCGGTGGGCGCACAACTCCTGTGGGGCGACCCCGATCCGCTGTGGGCGGTCGGCGACTGGCGCCCCGACGAGGTGCGCGTGGTGGCCGTCGACGACCACACCCGCCTCGCCGTCCTCGGCTGCTGCGCCGCGAGCGACGAGGAGCTGCGGATCGGCCTGCTCACCGCGCGCGGGGGCGCGTTGCGGCACCTGACCGCCTGGCCCGGCAGCTACACCGCCGTCGTGAAGACCGGCCGCCGCGTCACCGTCACCGGCGACCTCGCGGGCGCCCGGCCGGTGTTCCACACCCCGTGGGCGGGCGGCACCGCGTACGCCACGGCCGCCCTGCCGCTCGCCGACCTCGTCGAGGCCCAGCTCGACATCGGCCACCTCGCCGCCCTGCTCGCCTGCCCCGAGACCCCGGAGGCGCTGCGCGACTCCACCCCGTACGAGGGAGTGCGGCGGGTGCCGCCCGGCCACGCGCTGATCCTGCGGGAGGGCTCGCGCGAGATCACCGGCTACGAGCAGGTGGCCTCGCTCGCCGTCGCGGCGCCCGAGGCCGACCCCCGACAGGCCGTCGAAGGGGTACGGGACGCCCTGATCGAGGCCGTACGAGCCCGGCTCACCGCCCCCCGGCACGCGCCCGAGACGCCCCTCCCCGACCCGGGCCCGGTCCCCGGCATGGGACCGGCCGACCGGCGCGCGGCCCGGGGCGCGGGCCCGGCGCCCGGCATCGGCGCCGACCTGTCCGGCGGCAGCGCCTCCGGCACGCTCGCCCTGCTCGCGGCGGGCCTCCCGGGGGTGCCGGGCACGATCACCGGACACGGCACGGGCGCGGGGGAGCGGCTGCTCGCCGTCACCTTCAACGACCTGGCGACGAGGGCCGGTGCGCGGCGTACGGCGGAGCTGGAGCGGGCGCGGGAGATCGCGGCGGACCCGCGCCTCCACCACGTCGTCGTCGCGGGAGGCGAGGAGGCGCTCCCGTACGCCGCCCTGGACGGCCCGCTCACCGACGAGCCGGGACCCGCCCTGGTCACGGCCGAGCGGCACCGCAGGCGGCTCGCGGGCGGCAGCGCCGACCACTTCACCGGCATGGGCGCGAAGCAGGTCCTGGACGCACACCCGGCGCGCCTCGCCGACCTGTTGATGGACCGCAGGCGCCGCTCCCTGGTGCGTCCGGTGACGGCGCTCGCGAAGGCCTCGGGCCCCTCGGCGGGCTCGCTGCTCGTCCCGCTGACGGTGTACCGGGCGGCGCGGAAGCTGGCCCGCACCCCGTACCGCACGGGTCTGGAGGCGGCGGCGAGGCGGGTCCTGGAGGCGAACCGCACGGCCCCGGACGGCTTCGGCCCCCTGGAGGCCTCGCTCTCCGCCCTCACCTGGTCGCGGCCGGGCCCGGCGGCGCGCTGGCTGACGGGCGAGGCCCTCGCTGAAGTATCGGTTCGCCTGAACCGGGCGGCGACCCTCCCGGCCTCCGTCCAGCGCCCCGGCGAGGCACGCGCGCGTGCCGCCCTCGCCCGCGCGGCGGCCGACCACCGCGTCCTGGAACAGGCCGCCGAGATCCGGGGCCAGCGCCTCCACGCCCCCTTCCTCGACAACCAGGTCGTACGGGCCTGCCGCGACCTCCCCGAATCGCTCCGGGTCCAGCCGGACGCCCGGGCCGGCGTCCTGCGCACGGTCCTCTCCGGCGCCGGCGTCCACGACCTCCCCCCGGGCTGGGGCGCCCCCCACCCGGCCGTCCCGGCCGCCGCCACGCGCGCGGGCCTGCGCGCAGCGCTCCCGGAACTCCTGGCCCTCTTCGACGCCCCGCTCCTCGCCGACGCGGGCCTGATCGACGCGCGCGTCGTCCGCAAGGCCCTCCGCGCGGCGACCGACGGCGCCGCCGTCCCCCTCGACGGCCTCGCCGACCTCGTCTCCACCGAGCTCTGGCTCCGCCGCCTCCTCGCCCGCCGGGGCTCCTGCTGGACCAACACGACCGAACCCCGGGCCCACCGCGCGGTCCAGGGCCCCCTGATCCCGACGTCCCGCTCGCTGCCGGCCTGA
- a CDS encoding AfsR/SARP family transcriptional regulator — translation MRYLILGTTEALRPDGTPLPLGGARLRALLAALALRGGRAVSVGELADDVYGDAPPQDAPAALQALVGRLRRILGREAVASTPGPGYRLAAGPDDIDLYVFQRRVGEGAARLDAGDPDTAAALLREALGLFRGPALADLPDPAGVRPEAQRLAALRRRVEADLRRGATDGLVPELTELTTTYPYDEAFRAHLIRALRAEGRHADALAAYESARRTLADALGTDPGPELAALHHELLTGTPPKPPTPTRPPGVATAAPGTNSAAPGTNPAGARTAPAAPGTAPAPTRTDPSAPPSAQEPTQKRTQELVQEPVQEPAQEPGREPVQGPAQEPAQESVQERPAPEAGNIRPRLTSFVGREPELAALHADLTRSRLVTLTGPGGSGKTRLAEEAALRAVGPAAWIAELAPLDDPDALPGAVLSALRLREVNLITTRDGVPLQDDPTAHLVEHLARRPLLLVLDNCEHVIDAAAALAETLLTHCPQLRILATSREPLGVPGESVRPVEPLPPDPAHRLFAERARTVRPSFDLARDGGEAVDEICRRLDGLPLAIELAAARLRLLTPRQIADRLDDRFLLLTSGSRTVLPRQQTLRAVVDWSWDLLDPAERTLLRQVSVFAGGWDLAAAEALSPHAADALGALVDKSLVVATPTEGGEMRYRLLETIHEYATERAAEEPELLAAAEATHTAHFTALAETADPKLRSAEQLPWIDRLERDLDNIRAALHRTLVTAPDEAAALRLVFAVGWFWWLRNYRPEGLAWVERAVALGEDPDDPADPRHWPRMHLRMLHFFLGVESSTMGDFKEPETLALVRRVRAAFGEEPGPESARFPGLLWPFTAYLTEEPTVVRDLLDTAVDNCRRHGGDWELGVSLMFRTHMVVDMPGGMPDVDEALAELRGIARRVGDRWMGAQIASAAGEANMMRGRLEDAGEAYEEALGLAREVGAHAEAPFLLGRLAELEYRRGDLEAAERTLDESAREADRYHVRDSQTYVCFLRAAFALHRGDVTEARAQLEAAGRTVSLGTPPPHFEAAVTGIAARVEAYEGKGAVAVATAVTALRTARDAQCADFITTGLAEGLAVTLSEAGEADLAVRVMAAVDHWRRDMPRSVPELRDVESVTARAVAELDASALAAARAAGAGLGVDEVLDLVEPFAAAPQDAATQDAVPQAAGRAVRSS, via the coding sequence GTGCGGTATCTCATCCTCGGCACCACCGAGGCCCTTCGTCCCGACGGCACCCCGCTCCCCCTCGGCGGCGCCCGGCTGCGCGCGCTGCTCGCCGCGCTCGCGCTGCGCGGCGGACGGGCCGTCTCCGTCGGCGAGCTCGCCGACGACGTGTACGGGGACGCCCCGCCGCAGGACGCCCCCGCCGCCCTCCAGGCCCTGGTCGGGCGTCTCCGCCGGATCCTCGGCAGGGAGGCCGTCGCCTCCACACCCGGCCCCGGCTACCGCCTCGCCGCCGGCCCCGACGACATCGACCTGTACGTCTTCCAGCGCAGGGTCGGGGAAGGCGCCGCCCGCCTCGACGCCGGCGACCCCGACACCGCCGCCGCCCTCCTCCGCGAGGCCCTCGGCCTCTTCCGGGGCCCCGCCCTCGCCGACCTGCCCGACCCGGCGGGCGTCCGCCCCGAGGCCCAGCGGCTCGCGGCACTCCGCCGGCGCGTCGAGGCCGATCTGCGCCGGGGCGCCACCGACGGACTCGTACCGGAGCTGACCGAGCTCACCACCACGTACCCGTACGACGAGGCCTTCCGCGCCCATCTCATCCGCGCCCTGCGGGCCGAGGGCCGCCACGCCGACGCCCTCGCCGCGTACGAGTCGGCCCGCCGGACCCTCGCGGACGCCCTCGGCACCGACCCGGGCCCCGAACTCGCCGCCCTCCACCACGAACTCCTCACCGGCACGCCCCCGAAACCACCCACGCCGACGCGCCCGCCCGGGGTGGCCACCGCCGCACCCGGGACGAACTCCGCCGCACCCGGGACGAACCCTGCCGGGGCCAGGACAGCCCCCGCCGCACCCGGGACGGCCCCCGCCCCGACCCGTACGGACCCGTCCGCCCCGCCGTCCGCACAAGAGCCCACGCAAAAGCGCACGCAAGAGCTCGTACAAGAGCCCGTACAAGAGCCCGCGCAAGAACCCGGGCGAGAGCCCGTACAAGGGCCTGCGCAAGAGCCCGCGCAAGAGTCCGTACAGGAACGCCCCGCCCCCGAGGCCGGCAACATCCGCCCCCGCCTCACCTCCTTCGTCGGCCGTGAGCCCGAGCTCGCCGCGCTCCACGCCGACCTGACCCGTTCCCGGCTCGTCACGCTCACCGGCCCCGGCGGCTCCGGCAAGACACGGCTCGCCGAGGAGGCCGCGCTCCGGGCCGTCGGCCCCGCCGCCTGGATCGCCGAACTCGCCCCGCTCGACGACCCCGACGCCCTCCCCGGCGCCGTCCTCTCCGCGCTCCGCCTCCGCGAGGTCAACCTGATCACCACCCGCGACGGGGTGCCGCTCCAGGACGACCCCACCGCCCACCTCGTCGAGCACCTGGCCCGCCGCCCGCTGCTCCTGGTCCTCGACAACTGCGAGCACGTGATCGACGCGGCCGCCGCCCTCGCCGAGACCCTGCTCACCCACTGCCCGCAGCTCCGCATCCTCGCCACCAGCCGGGAACCCCTCGGCGTCCCCGGCGAGTCGGTCCGCCCCGTCGAGCCCCTCCCGCCGGACCCCGCCCACCGCCTCTTCGCCGAGCGGGCCCGCACCGTCCGCCCCTCCTTCGACCTCGCCCGCGACGGCGGCGAGGCCGTCGACGAGATCTGCCGCCGCCTCGACGGCCTGCCGCTCGCCATCGAACTGGCCGCCGCCCGGCTGCGCCTCCTCACCCCGCGCCAGATAGCCGACCGCCTCGACGACCGCTTCCTTCTCCTCACCTCCGGCTCACGGACCGTCCTGCCCCGCCAGCAGACCCTCCGCGCGGTCGTCGACTGGTCCTGGGACCTGCTCGACCCGGCCGAGCGCACCCTGCTCCGCCAGGTCTCGGTCTTCGCCGGCGGCTGGGACCTGGCCGCCGCCGAGGCCCTCTCCCCGCACGCCGCCGACGCCCTGGGCGCCCTGGTCGACAAGTCCCTCGTCGTCGCCACCCCCACCGAGGGCGGCGAGATGCGCTACCGGCTCCTGGAGACCATCCACGAGTACGCGACCGAGCGCGCCGCCGAGGAACCCGAGCTGCTCGCCGCCGCCGAGGCCACCCACACCGCCCACTTCACCGCCCTCGCCGAGACCGCCGATCCCAAGCTCCGCTCGGCGGAGCAGCTCCCCTGGATCGACCGGCTCGAACGGGACCTCGACAACATCCGCGCCGCCCTCCACCGCACCCTCGTCACGGCCCCCGACGAGGCCGCCGCCCTCCGGCTCGTCTTCGCCGTGGGCTGGTTCTGGTGGCTGCGCAACTACCGCCCCGAGGGCCTGGCCTGGGTCGAGCGCGCGGTCGCCCTCGGCGAGGACCCGGACGACCCCGCCGACCCCCGCCACTGGCCCCGCATGCACCTGCGCATGCTGCACTTCTTCCTCGGGGTGGAGAGCAGCACGATGGGGGACTTCAAGGAGCCGGAGACCCTCGCGCTCGTCCGGCGCGTCCGCGCGGCGTTCGGCGAGGAGCCCGGCCCCGAGTCGGCCCGCTTCCCCGGCCTGCTCTGGCCGTTCACCGCGTACCTCACCGAGGAACCGACCGTGGTCCGCGACCTCCTCGACACCGCCGTCGACAACTGCCGCCGCCACGGCGGCGACTGGGAGCTCGGCGTCAGCCTCATGTTCCGTACGCACATGGTCGTCGACATGCCCGGCGGCATGCCCGACGTCGACGAGGCCCTGGCCGAACTCCGCGGCATCGCCCGGCGCGTCGGCGACCGCTGGATGGGGGCCCAGATCGCGAGCGCGGCGGGCGAGGCCAACATGATGCGGGGCCGGCTCGAGGACGCGGGCGAGGCGTACGAGGAGGCCCTCGGTCTCGCCCGCGAGGTCGGCGCCCACGCCGAGGCCCCCTTCCTCCTCGGCCGCCTGGCCGAACTGGAATACCGCCGCGGCGACCTGGAGGCCGCCGAGCGGACCCTCGACGAGTCCGCACGGGAGGCCGACCGCTACCACGTACGGGACAGCCAGACGTACGTCTGCTTCCTCCGCGCCGCCTTCGCCCTCCACCGCGGCGACGTCACGGAGGCCCGCGCCCAGCTGGAGGCGGCGGGCCGGACGGTCTCGCTCGGCACCCCGCCCCCGCACTTCGAGGCGGCGGTGACCGGGATCGCCGCCCGCGTCGAGGCGTACGAGGGGAAGGGAGCCGTCGCCGTCGCCACGGCCGTCACCGCGCTGCGCACCGCCCGGGACGCCCAGTGCGCGGACTTCATCACCACCGGCCTGGCGGAGGGGCTCGCCGTCACCCTGTCCGAGGCGGGCGAGGCCGACCTCGCCGTACGGGTCATGGCCGCCGTCGACCACTGGCGCCGGGACATGCCCCGCTCGGTCCCCGAGCTGCGGGACGTCGAGTCCGTGACGGCCCGGGCGGTCGCCGAGCTCGACGCGTCCGCCCTGGCCGCCGCCCGCGCGGCCGGCGCGGGCCTCGGCGTCGACGAGGTCCTCGACCTCGTCGAACCGTTCGCCGCCGCCCCGCAGGACGCCGCCACGCAGGACGCCGTCCCGCAGGCCGCCGGGAGGGCCGTCAGGAGCAGCTGA